ATGCCAGCGCGTACCGCTATATTTCGTTAGCCAGAAAAGCCGTCCTTCTTATGACGGGGTTTTAAACCCAATTCTCTGATAAAAATAAAAGCCCGCCAACGCGGGCTAAGGTTATAAGTATTTTGGGTTAATTGGAATCTTATTATCGGCGAACAAAAAAAAGAACTTACCGTTCAATTGGTTAACTGTGGTCGCTTCGACTCAGACTCATCTTCTTCACCCCATTTTTCCAGCCAATCACCCTCTATATCTTCGTAGTAAAGTTCAACACGCCTAACACCATGAGTACGCCTGTCGCGTTCGTAAGTCCGAATAGCTTTGAGAGAGAGGAGAGCGCTTTCCACTGCGTCTTTATTAAGGATACTGTTTTCAATTCCCATCACTACCTCAAACATAGCACTCTTTTATTCAATAAATGTGTAGGTCATAACAGCTTTCTGGAAGAGATTCTCCTTTCTGTAGAATGGCATCTGCCAAAAGACTGAGGTTATCATCCAGATTTTTTGGATTGACGCTCAATAGCAGTCCTCTGGTTATACCCCAATAACGGAGAGTCGCTTCCCAATGATCCTTTTTATTTGCCAACCATTCAGGAGAACTTATCGTCATTTGAACGCATAATGGTTCATCCGAGTTCCCGCTAGTCAGTAAGTCAGTCGCCATTGACAAATCTATGATATAACGCCATAAACAAGCGCCTCCACAACTTTCTATTTGATCGGACAGGGCATTGATTAATACTACATCTTGCTGAGTATATTCACCTGACATCATCTTACTTTTCCAGGTGTCAAGTTTTGGATCGCACTCGTTAAACCATTGAGGAAATAAAAACTCATACCAGTATTTCTCAGCTTGTGTCATTTGAGCTTTTTCAAAAAACCTCTGCTTTTCCTGTGAGGGTAATTGTTTAAGCTTGAGCCACAATCTAGTATCTAAAATCAGTTCGCTCACAAAGTCAAGTAGCAAGGGTTTTCTTGTCAGTAGGCCAACTTTTTTGTCCTTAATCCAACGCCGGAGTTCATCTAGCCGTTTAGCCAAAGCAGGATCTATCAACAAAGCATCGTTAATCAGGGATTCTAGTTCAGCTTTAATATATTTTGCTTGTAAGCGCTGTGTTAACAAATGTGAACTCCCAACAGTCGCCGCTCAACCCCAATAATCTTTGATTTTAGAATTTTACTGCCCAATCTCCATTAATCTTAACTTAAATTCCTATGCACCAGAAATGAGGGGTGTCACCCCTCATTTCTGGTGCTTGTGGGTGGGGTATAATCGCGTGCCTTGAGGTTTTGGCACTGGTGTCTGACAAAGTTACTTGAAGATTCACTCGGCAAACATCTCAGCCAAGGTATTGAGAACTGCTCTTTGCTCATCGGGGCTGATTTGACCGAGGTGTTTAACCAATCGAGTTTTGTCTACTGTTCGGATCTGATCGAGAACAATTTGCCCATCTTTGCCCTGAAACTGACAAGCTATACGGGTGGGATATGCTTGACCCTTGGCGATCGTTGGTGCAACGATGACGGTAGCGATGTGGTGGTTCATCTCATCTGGCGAAATCACTACACAGGGTCGGGTTTTCTGAATTTCACTGCCTACTGTAGGATCTAGATTAACTAGAAAAACATTGAAACGTTGGACTACCATTCCCATTCAACCCGTTCCCAGTTTGTAGTGCTTACATCATCTAGGAGAACATCATCTTTTCGCTCTGCCATTGTTGCAAATGCTTCATTCCATCCAAGACGCGATCGCGTTGCTGGGCGAACAATCAACCGATCGCCTTCCACCTCAATTTCAACTTCTTCGTGAATACCGCTCTGCTCTAAAAGCGGTTTAGGAATACGAATGCCTTGAGAGTTGCCGATTTTAACAATTCGGCTTCTGATTGTTGCGCCCATGTCTAGGTAGCTTGGTCAGTTATAGTAATTACATTGTTAACACATTTAGTGTGATTGTCAAGGGTCGGGGGTGAAAGTAGCAAAAAGCGATCGCACTTTCCAGAACGATCGCTCAATTATCAACAGAAGTCAATCGAATTACTTAGAAATCCCCGCAACAGCAGCTACTTCAGACGCTGCGATTTGAGGAAACAAGACACTGTGGGCATAAATCTGGGGATTTGCTTGTGCTAATTGGGTATAGGACTCGCGGACTTGAGCATTCACCGCCACAGTCGTTACATCGTACACTTGCATCGCCATCTTCGGGTACAACCCAATCCCGATAATCAGCGCCAAAAAGCAAGCAGCGATAAATATTTCCCGTGGTTTGGCATCTATAAACTCTGCCTGACTTGGGAGGACGCAGCTTGTACCGAAACAAACGGCTTCCTCAGATCCCTGATTTTTCAAGTCTAAATCATTAATGTCGCAGGAAGGTGTAATGTCGCAAGTGCTTGCTGTACCAGAATTGTAAAATATCTGTCGCAGCATGGAGAGTAAATAAATCGGCGTGAGTATCAATCCGACTGCGGCGAGGAAAACCGTTACGGTGCGGAATGACGAGCTGTAGATATCGCTAGTTGTCACACCAAGGAACACCGTGATTTCGCTAGCAAAGCCGCTCATACCGGGAAGTGCCAAAGATGCCATCGCCGCTATGGTAAACAAGGCAAACACTTTAGGCATTACCTGACCGATACCGCCCATTTCTTCCAATGATAGGGTGTGGGTGCGATCGTAAGTCACCCCTGCTAGAAAGAACAACACTGCTGCAATCAAACCGTGGGAAATCATTTGTAGCATCGCGCCGTTGATTCCCAAGTCAGTAAAGGATGCAATTCCCAGCAGTACGAATCCCATGTGGGAAACTGAAGAATAGGCAAGACGGCGTTTCATGTTCGACTGGGCAAAAGAATTTAAAGCCCCATAAATAATGTTGACAACGCCCAGAATCGCCAGAACTGGTGCAAAGTAAATATGTGCATCCGGGAGAAGCCCCATATTCACCCGAATTAGTCCGTATCCGCCCATCTTCAGCAGCACGCCAGCCAGAATCATCGATACGGGAGCGGATGCTTCGCCGTGGGCGTCAGGCAGCCAGGTGTGTAGGGGGAAAACAGCTAGCTTAAGACCAAAGGAAATCAGCAATCCCGCGTAAAGCAGCAGTTCTAAAGTTAGCGGGTAATCCTTCAGGGCAAGTTCCGCCATATCGAAGGTGATATTACTGCCGCCATAGAGCGCCATTGCCAGCGCTGCCACTAAAATAAATACGGACGTCGCTGCGGTGTAGATCAAGAATTTTGTAGCGGCATAGCGACGCTTTTGGCCGCCCCAAATCGAGACAAGCAAGTAGACGGGAACCAGTTCCAGTTCCCACACAATGAATAGCAGCATCAAGTCTTGCGCGACAAATACCCCTACCTGTGCTGAATACAGCACCAGCATCAGGAAATAGAAGAGGCGGGGTTTCATATCGATTTGCCACGCCGACAGAATCGCTAGTGTGGTCACTAATCCTGCCAGAAGCACAAGCGGGACAGATAGCCCATCGACCGAAACGGCCCAGTATATACCTAACTGAGGCACCCAGGCATACTTTTCCGCGAGTTGAAAAGTAGCGCTGCTCGCATCGTAATGCTTCCAAAAGGCGTAGCACATCAAGAAAAAGTCCGCAATGCCTACACCCAGGGCATACCACCGCACATTCTTGCCGTTTTTATCGGGCAATACGGGGATAAGGAAGGAAGCAACCAGTGGGAGCAGGACAATCGCGGTAAGCCAGGGAAATCGATCGGCCATCATAGCAATGAGAATAAATACTTACCTGTGACAAAAACTATTCTACTAAGTTTTAGTAATATTTCTTCATATTTTTTTTGCTCAGGTAATCATCGGCAAATTTATATAGATGTCGATCTGCCATTCGTCAGCTACGCG
This genomic interval from Argonema galeatum A003/A1 contains the following:
- a CDS encoding type II toxin-antitoxin system PemK/MazF family toxin; the protein is MVVQRFNVFLVNLDPTVGSEIQKTRPCVVISPDEMNHHIATVIVAPTIAKGQAYPTRIACQFQGKDGQIVLDQIRTVDKTRLVKHLGQISPDEQRAVLNTLAEMFAE
- a CDS encoding AbrB/MazE/SpoVT family DNA-binding domain-containing protein, with the translated sequence MGATIRSRIVKIGNSQGIRIPKPLLEQSGIHEEVEIEVEGDRLIVRPATRSRLGWNEAFATMAERKDDVLLDDVSTTNWERVEWEW
- a CDS encoding NAD(P)H-quinone oxidoreductase subunit 4, which encodes MVASFLIPVLPDKNGKNVRWYALGVGIADFFLMCYAFWKHYDASSATFQLAEKYAWVPQLGIYWAVSVDGLSVPLVLLAGLVTTLAILSAWQIDMKPRLFYFLMLVLYSAQVGVFVAQDLMLLFIVWELELVPVYLLVSIWGGQKRRYAATKFLIYTAATSVFILVAALAMALYGGSNITFDMAELALKDYPLTLELLLYAGLLISFGLKLAVFPLHTWLPDAHGEASAPVSMILAGVLLKMGGYGLIRVNMGLLPDAHIYFAPVLAILGVVNIIYGALNSFAQSNMKRRLAYSSVSHMGFVLLGIASFTDLGINGAMLQMISHGLIAAVLFFLAGVTYDRTHTLSLEEMGGIGQVMPKVFALFTIAAMASLALPGMSGFASEITVFLGVTTSDIYSSSFRTVTVFLAAVGLILTPIYLLSMLRQIFYNSGTASTCDITPSCDINDLDLKNQGSEEAVCFGTSCVLPSQAEFIDAKPREIFIAACFLALIIGIGLYPKMAMQVYDVTTVAVNAQVRESYTQLAQANPQIYAHSVLFPQIAASEVAAVAGISK